A window of Sorex araneus isolate mSorAra2 chromosome 3, mSorAra2.pri, whole genome shotgun sequence genomic DNA:
ACATGGGTGTCTGTGCACGCCAGCTTGATGACAGGCGCCATGTCACAGAAATAGTGGTTGACCCTATTGGGGCCACAGAAAGGCATCTCACAAATGAGGTTGGTGGCCACCAAAGCAATGAAGAAGCCTGTGACTGCTGACAGAGAAACCAACCCCAAGCCCAAAGACTTATTCATTATGAGTGTGTAGCGCAGTGGGTGGCAAATTGCCACATAGCGATCATAGCCCATCACAGCAATAAGGAAGCAGTTGGTGCAGGCAAAGCCCAGGAAGAAAAAGAGCTGTGTGGCACAGGCAGTGAAGGAGATAGTCTTGGTTGCTGATAACAGGTGCACTAGCAGTTGAGGAATGATGACAAAGGTGTAGCAGGACTCGGAAAAGGAAAGGATGAAGAGGAACCCATACATGGGTGTGTGCAGAGTGCGGCTGAGGCGGATGACTGCCATTATGGTTGCATTGGCCACCAGGATTGTCAAGTACAGTAGCAGAAAGAGGGCAAAAAGTAGCAGCTGGAATTCCTTCAGACTGGAGAAGCCCACCAGAATGAAGTGTGTAACCACAGAGCTCCCATTGAAATTCTGTATCTGGGCAGTCTCCTTCTGTGAGTATGGGAGGGACAGATGATAATGATCAATGCAGCAAAAGAATGTCCATTCACCCTCCATTTAATGTTATTCTTTCAGGCTCAA
This region includes:
- the LOC101541093 gene encoding olfactory receptor 10T2 encodes the protein MEGEWTFFCCIDHYHLSLPYSQKETAQIQNFNGSSVVTHFILVGFSSLKEFQLLLFALFLLLYLTILVANATIMAVIRLSRTLHTPMYGFLFILSFSESCYTFVIIPQLLVHLLSATKTISFTACATQLFFFLGFACTNCFLIAVMGYDRYVAICHPLRYTLIMNKSLGLGLVSLSAVTGFFIALVATNLICEMPFCGPNRVNHYFCDMAPVIKLACTDTHVKELALFSLSILVIMVPFVLILISYGFIVNTILKIPSAEGKRKAFATCASHLTVVFVHYGCASIVYLRPKSKSASDKDQLVAVTYTVVTPLLNPLVYSLRNQEVKTALRRVLGMPVATKVT